Proteins found in one Verrucomicrobiia bacterium genomic segment:
- a CDS encoding purine-nucleoside phosphorylase: MTKRPTDNLKERIDEAVNYIRTQTKLVPQIGIVLGTGLGGLAEKIKAEKSVSYETIPHFPVSTVESHAGRLILGELEGKKVVAMQGRFHFYEGYSMQEVTFPVRVMKALGAGVLIVSNACGGLNPQFRAGDIMLITDHINMQGAHPLIGPNDDSLGVRFPDMYQCYDPALIATAEQAALDTKLRVWKGVYVSVTGPTLETAAEYRFLRIIGADVVGMSTVPEVIVARHGGMKVLGFSIITDMGLPDALKPCSLEEIIHTANLTEPKLTALMSETVKRIKV, translated from the coding sequence TTGACCAAAAGACCGACGGATAATTTAAAAGAGCGCATTGACGAAGCGGTAAACTACATTCGCACCCAGACCAAGCTGGTGCCGCAAATCGGCATCGTTTTGGGGACGGGGCTGGGAGGGCTGGCGGAAAAGATAAAGGCGGAGAAATCGGTTTCCTACGAGACCATTCCGCACTTTCCGGTTTCCACGGTGGAAAGCCACGCCGGGCGGCTTATTTTGGGCGAGCTGGAAGGGAAAAAAGTGGTGGCGATGCAGGGGCGGTTCCATTTTTACGAGGGATACTCGATGCAGGAGGTCACCTTTCCGGTGCGGGTGATGAAAGCCCTCGGCGCCGGAGTTCTCATCGTTTCCAACGCCTGCGGCGGGTTGAACCCGCAGTTCAGAGCCGGGGATATAATGCTCATCACCGACCACATCAATATGCAAGGGGCTCATCCGCTCATAGGCCCGAACGACGATTCCCTCGGCGTCCGCTTTCCAGATATGTATCAGTGCTACGACCCGGCTTTGATTGCCACCGCGGAGCAGGCGGCTTTGGACACCAAGCTCCGCGTCTGGAAGGGGGTATACGTTTCGGTCACCGGGCCGACGCTCGAGACCGCCGCCGAATACCGATTCTTGCGCATCATCGGGGCCGACGTGGTGGGGATGTCCACCGTGCCGGAGGTCATCGTCGCCCGCCACGGGGGGATGAAGGTTTTGGGTTTTTCCATCATCACCGATATGGGGCTGCCGGATGCCTTGAAGCCCTGCTCGCTGGAGGAAATCATCCACACCGCCAATCTGACCGAGCCGAAACTGACGGCTCTGATGAGCGAGACGGTGAAGAGAATCAAGGTTTAA
- a CDS encoding DivIVA domain-containing protein, translated as MTLTAVDLRSIEFPKRFRGYDRAEVDSFLKTLADELEEKDRELAELRSRALRMESELKEFRGLEGSLQEVLLAAQKTAEETRLNAVKEAELLLREAQLKAEELVHKTQESLGNIKRELVELSQLRSNYVMQFRGMIDSHRSMLEELERSQEGGRHLRFVKKADAAEAQALRAAEPVEELKQRLDE; from the coding sequence GGTGGATTTGCGCTCCATTGAGTTTCCGAAACGGTTCAGGGGATACGACCGGGCCGAAGTGGATTCCTTTTTGAAAACGCTGGCCGACGAGCTGGAGGAAAAAGACCGGGAGCTGGCCGAGCTGCGCTCCCGCGCCTTGCGGATGGAATCGGAATTGAAGGAGTTTCGCGGGCTGGAGGGCTCGCTGCAGGAGGTTTTGCTGGCGGCGCAAAAGACCGCCGAAGAGACCCGGTTAAACGCCGTCAAGGAGGCGGAGCTTCTTTTGCGCGAGGCGCAGCTCAAAGCGGAGGAGCTGGTTCACAAAACGCAGGAGAGCCTGGGGAACATCAAACGGGAGCTGGTGGAGCTTTCCCAGCTTCGGTCGAACTACGTGATGCAGTTTAGGGGGATGATCGATTCGCACCGCTCGATGCTGGAGGAACTGGAAAGGTCGCAGGAAGGGGGGCGGCATTTGCGCTTTGTCAAAAAGGCGGATGCCGCCGAAGCGCAGGCGTTGCGGGCGGCGGAGCCGGTTGAAGAGTTGAAACAACGACTGGACGAATAG